From the genome of Salvelinus namaycush isolate Seneca chromosome 10, SaNama_1.0, whole genome shotgun sequence, one region includes:
- the slc5a9 gene encoding sodium/glucose cotransporter 4, producing MTSTPSLATTTSVPELQEKFALEALDIVVVVVYFVLVLVVGIWSSVRANRGTVGGYFLAGRSMTWWPIGASLMSSNVGSGLLIGLAGSGAAGGIAVGGFEWNAAWVLIALGWIFVPVYISAGVVTMPEYLKKRFGGQRIRIYMSVLSLILYIFTKISTDIFSGALFIQVSLGWDLYLSTVVLLLVTALYTIAGGLTAVIYTDALQTVIMVIGAFVLMFIAFDKVGWYEGLLEQYKEAIPTLTVPNTTCHLPRSDAFHIFRDPVTGDLPWPGLLFGLTVIATWVWCADQVIVQRSLSAKNLSHAKGGSLLGGYLKVLPMFFIVMPGMISRALYPNEVGCVDPIACQRICGATVGCSNIAYPKLVVELMPVGMRGLMIAVMMAALMSSLTSIFNSSSTLFTMDIWQRVRPQASEPELMVVGRVFILVMVVLSILWIPIIQSANSGQLFDYIQAITSYLAPPITAVFIMAIFWRRVNEQGAFWGLIVGLAVGLVQMVLVFVYGTPSCGEMDIRPAFIRDVHYLYFALILLALTSLVITAVSLCTPAIPEHHLHRLTWWTRHSKEPRIDFNDPWTTKPRTPPRTPDPRVGEVAAVEAGPVAAVEAGPVAAVEAGPCWKRTGMWLCGLSGPEKKKLTLEEKHALELKLTSIEEEPIWRNVCNANALILLSINIFMWGYFA from the exons ATGACTTCAACACCTAGTCTTGCGACAACGACTTCTGTGCCTGAATTACAGGAAAAGTTTGCTTTGGAAGCTCTTGATATTGTTGTGGTCGTGGTATACTTCGTCCTTGTTCTTGTTGTGGGAATATGG TCTTCTGTCAGGGCAAACCGTGGGACAGTGGGTGGATACTTCTTGGCTGGAAGATCCATGACATGGTGGCCT ATTGGGGCCTCTCTGATGTCCAGTAATGTTGGCAGTGGTTTGTTAATTGGACTAGCTGGCAGTGGAGCAGCAGGAGGCATCGCTGTTGGAGGTTTTGAATGGAAT GCAGCTTGGGTCCTCATTGCTCTTGGTTGGATCTTTGTGCCTGTTTACATCTCCGCTGGTGTGGTAACCATGCCAGAGTACCTGAAGAAGCGGTTTGGGGGCCAGCGCATCAGAATCTACATGAGTgttctctccctcatcctctaTATTTTCACCAAGATATCA acagacatcttCTCTGGCGCTCTGTTCATTCAAGTGTCCCTGGGCTGGGACCTCTATCTCTCCACAGTGGTGCTTCTTCTAGTAACTGCCCTCTACACTATAGCTG GGGGGCTGACAGCAGTTATCTATACAGATGCTTTACAGACGGTCATCATGGTAATAGGCGCATTCGTACTCATGTTCATAG CGTTTGACAAAGTGGGTTGGTATGAGGGTCTGCTGGAGCAGTACAAGGAGGCCATCCCCACATTGACTGTGCCCAACACCACATGCCATCTCCCCCGGTCCGATGCCTTCCACATCTTCAGAGACCCAGTGACGGGGGATCTGCCCTGGCCTGGTCTGCTGTTTGGCCTCACAGTGATAGCCACCTGGGTGTGGTGCGCTGACCAG GTGATAGTGCAGAGGTCTCTCTCAGCCAAGAACCTGTCCCATGCCAAAGGAGGCTCTCTGCTGGGAGGTTACCTGAAGGTCCTGCCCATGTTCTTTATCGTGATGCCTGGAATGATCAGCAGAGCACTTTACCCAA ATGAGGTAGGATGTGTTGACCCCATTGCGTGCCAAAGAATCTGTGGAGCCACCGTGGGCTGCTCCAATATTGCCTACCCCAAACTAGTGGTAGAACTTATGCCTGTTG GCATGCGGGGGTTGATGATTGCAGTAATGATGGCTGCCCTCATGTCCTCTCTGACCTCCATCTTCAACAGCAGCAGCACCCTGTTCACCATGGACATCTGGCAGAGGGTCCGGCCACAGGCCTCCGAGCCAGAACTTATGGTAGTGGGCAG GGTGTTCATCTTAGTAATGGTGGTGCTCAGCATCCTGTGGATCCCCATCATCCAGTCAGCCAACAGTGGACAGCTGTTTGACTACATCCAGGCCATCACCAGCTACCTGGCTCCTCCCATCACTGCTGTCTTCATCATGGCCATCTTCTGGAGGCGTGTCAATGAGCAG GGAGCCTTCTGGGGTCTGATCGTGGGCCTTGCTGTTGGCTTGGTGCAGATGGTGCTGGTGTTTGTGTATGGCACCCCATCTTGTGGAGAGATGGACATACGGCCAGCCTTCATCAGGGATGTCCACTACCTGTACTTTGCTCTTATCCTCCTGGCTCTCACTAGCCTGGTCATCACTGCTGTCAGCCTCTGCACTCCGGCCATTCCAGAGCACCAT CTCCATCGCCTGACATGGTGGACAAGACACAGCAAGGAGCCGCGCATTGACTTCAATGATCCATGGACCACAAAGCCCAGGACACCACCCAGAACTCCTGACCCCAGAGTTGGGGAGGTGGCTGCTGTGGAGGCCGGGCCGGTGGCTGCTGTGGAGGCCGGGCCGGTGGCTGCTGTGGAGGCCGGGCCGTGCTGGAAGCGTACTGGAATGTGGCTGTGTGGGCTGTCTGGGCCTGAGAAGAAAAAGTTAACCCTGGAGGAGAAACATGCCTTGGAGTTAAAACTGACCAGCATTGAGGAAGAACCAATCTGGCGGAATGTGTGCAATGCTAACGCCCTCATACTACTCTCTATCAATATCTTTATGTGGGGCTACTTTGCCTGA